Proteins found in one Corynebacterium freneyi genomic segment:
- a CDS encoding acyltransferase family protein, which yields MHRPDVSKGSPRIDGQPVDRATAGAPAAGRSNRVEWADAAKAISIIGVCVLHSIIAVPGGGDSTWKAVYQVLDPIRMPLFFMVSGLFAHRVITRSLSDLFLRRIWFLLVPYLAFKTITAVVREISDPGYQTMRQFLRSVVVGDPGLWFLYVLMVFNLIAWGLRKVPPALVVALSFLPGLAYGVFGLNEFEKYNEISHIVLYLPAFMIGLHARRLWLRLGEVADPDRVRSPFTAYAVAALAVGAYLAWWVLDATTTGLPGHVIGRLTGVILAVPVAIVAAVHLTKMPVVSSILSAIGRNTLPIYVSHPLVIWMVGAPLGDAVVAHGSGSFTEVDVRILLNLLLCTMAGFVMYVIGKIPVVNWVLYPPALPRGRADGKSVDRRPASTRAPRGTGVRATNRLRTDGERTRRREAEPRN from the coding sequence ATGCACCGCCCCGACGTTTCGAAGGGATCGCCGCGAATCGACGGACAACCGGTTGACCGCGCCACTGCGGGAGCCCCGGCCGCGGGCCGCTCGAACCGCGTCGAATGGGCCGATGCCGCCAAGGCCATCTCCATCATCGGCGTGTGCGTGCTGCATTCGATCATCGCCGTGCCCGGCGGCGGCGACTCCACCTGGAAGGCCGTCTACCAGGTCCTCGACCCGATCCGGATGCCGCTGTTCTTCATGGTCTCCGGCCTGTTCGCCCACCGCGTGATCACCCGGTCACTGTCGGACTTGTTCCTCCGCCGCATCTGGTTCCTGCTGGTGCCGTATCTGGCGTTCAAGACGATCACGGCGGTCGTGCGGGAAATCTCCGACCCCGGCTACCAGACGATGCGCCAATTCCTCCGCTCCGTCGTCGTCGGCGACCCCGGATTGTGGTTCCTGTACGTCCTCATGGTGTTCAACCTGATCGCATGGGGGCTGCGGAAGGTGCCGCCCGCCCTGGTGGTGGCGCTGTCCTTCCTGCCGGGCCTGGCGTACGGGGTCTTCGGGCTCAACGAGTTCGAGAAGTACAATGAGATCAGCCACATCGTCCTGTACCTGCCGGCGTTCATGATCGGCCTGCACGCCCGTCGCCTGTGGCTGCGCCTGGGCGAGGTCGCCGACCCGGATCGCGTGCGTTCCCCGTTCACCGCCTACGCCGTCGCGGCGCTGGCCGTCGGCGCGTACCTGGCGTGGTGGGTGCTCGACGCCACGACGACGGGCCTGCCCGGCCACGTCATCGGCCGCCTCACCGGCGTGATCCTGGCGGTGCCCGTCGCCATCGTCGCCGCGGTGCACCTGACCAAGATGCCGGTCGTGTCGAGCATCCTGTCCGCGATCGGCCGCAACACCCTGCCCATTTACGTCTCCCACCCGCTGGTGATCTGGATGGTCGGCGCGCCGCTCGGCGACGCCGTCGTCGCCCACGGCTCCGGCTCGTTCACCGAAGTCGACGTCCGCATCCTGCTCAACCTGCTGCTGTGCACGATGGCCGGTTTCGTCATGTACGTGATCGGCAAGATCCCGGTGGTCAACTGGGTGCTGTATCCGCCGGCGCTGCCGCGTGGACGCGCGGACGGAAAGAGCGTCGACCGTCGTCCAGCATCGACGCGGGCTCCGCGAGGCACCGGCGTTCGCGCGACAAACCGCCTCCGCACCGACGGCGAGCGCACGCGACGCCGGGAAGCCGAGCCCCGGAACTAG
- a CDS encoding FAD-dependent oxidoreductase, which produces MTSPPIPSHQVVIIGGGQTGLATAYYLLRAGVEVLVLDDQEGPGGAWRHVWPSMTLFSTAEFSNLPGIPMPAFDGFPPASHVIDYLRKYEDRYSIPVERPVHVTRVEFRGGRDGSSLDDGSSLSGSTSGSGAGRFLIHADDRSWAADHVVAATGTWSAPFVPHLPGRFVGKQWHSANYPGVEPFRGSKVAVVGGANSAAQIAAELTRVADVTWFTRREPQWMPDDVDGRVLFRRNRERMVAILRDEEDPGPDSRLGDIVMLPEVLAARDEGRLRATPMFSSMDELNGDDGAAGFDHLIWCTGFRPALGPVRSLLDGREPAVPGLHLVGYGDWTGPGSATITGLGPHAKATARAIAETYGKKVR; this is translated from the coding sequence ATGACTTCTCCGCCGATCCCCTCCCATCAAGTCGTCATCATCGGTGGCGGGCAGACTGGGTTGGCTACGGCGTATTACCTGTTGCGCGCGGGTGTCGAGGTTCTGGTCCTCGATGATCAGGAGGGTCCGGGCGGCGCGTGGCGTCATGTGTGGCCGTCGATGACGCTGTTTTCCACGGCGGAATTCTCCAACCTTCCCGGCATTCCGATGCCCGCGTTCGACGGTTTCCCGCCGGCGTCGCATGTCATCGATTACCTGCGCAAATACGAGGACCGCTATTCCATTCCCGTGGAGCGCCCGGTGCACGTCACGCGGGTGGAGTTTCGCGGCGGGCGGGACGGTTCTTCGCTTGACGACGGCTCGTCCCTTTCCGGTTCGACCTCGGGATCCGGTGCCGGGCGGTTCCTGATTCACGCCGATGACCGGTCATGGGCGGCGGATCACGTCGTCGCGGCGACCGGCACGTGGTCGGCGCCGTTCGTACCCCATCTACCGGGTCGGTTCGTCGGAAAGCAGTGGCATTCGGCGAACTATCCGGGGGTGGAGCCGTTCCGGGGTTCGAAGGTGGCGGTGGTCGGCGGGGCCAACTCGGCGGCGCAGATCGCGGCGGAGTTGACGAGGGTCGCCGACGTCACCTGGTTCACGCGCCGCGAGCCGCAGTGGATGCCCGACGACGTCGATGGCCGGGTGCTGTTCCGTCGCAATCGGGAGCGAATGGTGGCGATTCTGCGTGACGAGGAGGATCCGGGGCCGGATTCGCGGTTGGGCGACATCGTGATGCTGCCCGAGGTGCTCGCCGCCCGCGACGAGGGGCGATTGCGGGCGACGCCGATGTTCTCCTCGATGGACGAGCTCAACGGCGATGACGGCGCAGCCGGGTTCGATCATCTGATCTGGTGCACGGGTTTCCGGCCGGCATTGGGCCCCGTGCGGTCGCTGCTGGATGGCCGCGAACCGGCGGTCCCGGGTCTGCATTTGGTGGGTTACGGCGATTGGACGGGCCCGGGGTCGGCGACGATCACGGGCCTGGGCCCGCATGCGAAGGCGACGGCGCGGGCGATAGCGGAGACCTACGGCAAGAAGGTGCGCTGA